A genomic window from Candidatus Pelagisphaera phototrophica includes:
- a CDS encoding PQQ-binding-like beta-propeller repeat protein, with the protein MMRRLPYSTLLTVFAAFVFSLTSLNAIDNSHSNWHQFRGEGARGIGTGDSLPEHWSANQNIAWKVDLPGRGWSSPVVWGNKVFVSTVINSSESEDPKKGLYLGGNRLDIPQTIHTWKVYCLDLKDGVILWERTVHEANPETSIHLKNSYASETPTTDGKNVYFYFGNVGVFAFDLDGKPLWSKRFEPRQTRHGWGTAASPILHGNRLYLLNDNDEESWLKALDKNSGEETWKVEREPESNWSTPYVWENDLRTEIIVPATNKVTSYDLDGNELWSFKGMSSITIATPYSHDGLLYVSSGYVGSRHKPIYAIRPGATGDISIDETLRSNDYIVWCDWRAAPYNPSTLLYEDQLYVLLDRGMLSSMDPKTGAFHFERERIPGNKAGFTASPWAYNGKVFYLNENSETFVYKAGKSPELLHVNQLAEDDMGMATPAIAGNRLLIRTSARMYCIAAD; encoded by the coding sequence ATGATGAGACGCCTTCCTTATTCTACCCTTTTGACAGTCTTTGCAGCATTCGTTTTCAGCCTCACTAGCCTGAATGCGATCGACAACTCCCATTCAAACTGGCACCAGTTTCGAGGCGAGGGAGCAAGAGGAATAGGGACCGGAGATTCATTACCCGAACATTGGTCAGCCAACCAGAATATCGCCTGGAAAGTCGATCTTCCCGGAAGAGGCTGGTCTTCCCCCGTCGTTTGGGGAAACAAAGTATTCGTTAGTACGGTGATCAATTCCAGCGAGTCTGAGGATCCCAAGAAAGGTCTCTACCTTGGGGGCAACCGTCTTGACATCCCGCAAACGATTCACACCTGGAAAGTCTACTGCCTTGATCTGAAGGATGGCGTGATTCTGTGGGAACGGACTGTCCACGAGGCCAATCCCGAAACTTCGATTCACTTGAAAAACAGCTACGCCTCGGAAACGCCCACCACTGACGGCAAGAACGTATATTTCTATTTTGGCAACGTGGGAGTCTTTGCATTCGACCTAGACGGAAAACCCCTGTGGTCAAAGCGGTTTGAACCTCGCCAAACTCGGCATGGATGGGGAACAGCGGCATCACCCATTCTGCACGGAAACCGCCTCTATCTCCTCAATGACAATGACGAGGAGTCTTGGCTCAAGGCGCTGGACAAAAATTCAGGCGAAGAGACCTGGAAGGTGGAAAGAGAACCCGAAAGCAATTGGTCCACGCCCTATGTTTGGGAGAACGATCTGCGCACTGAAATTATCGTTCCCGCTACAAACAAAGTGACCTCTTATGATCTAGACGGAAACGAACTGTGGTCGTTCAAAGGCATGTCGAGCATTACGATTGCAACGCCCTACTCCCATGACGGACTCCTATACGTAAGCTCGGGCTACGTGGGCAGTCGCCACAAACCGATTTACGCCATTCGTCCAGGAGCCACGGGCGATATCTCCATTGATGAAACCCTTCGATCCAATGACTATATTGTCTGGTGCGACTGGAGGGCCGCCCCGTACAATCCGAGCACGCTTTTGTACGAAGATCAGCTCTACGTTCTCCTCGACCGCGGCATGCTCTCCAGCATGGATCCCAAGACCGGGGCCTTTCATTTCGAACGTGAGAGAATTCCTGGCAATAAAGCCGGATTTACCGCTTCTCCGTGGGCCTACAATGGGAAGGTGTTCTACTTGAACGAGAACAGCGAAACCTTCGTTTACAAAGCGGGAAAGTCTCCCGAATTGCTCCACGTAAATCAACTTGCCGAAGATGACATGGGCATGGCGACCCCGGCTATTGCAGGTAATCGCCTATTAATTCGTACTTCTGCCCGGATGTACTGCATTGCAGCGGATTGA